Proteins from a single region of Streptomyces spectabilis:
- a CDS encoding VTC domain-containing protein, producing MNPALRALSRAALAAHPVSLAELNARAELLARYDHGYLVPVEVFEDFAALLTDPRRRGGPFRALSIGGRRSFGYHSTYYDTPGLGTFHDHRQGRRLRYRIRERVYQDSGERQFEIKLKTGRGETVKHRQRMRGDEHALDDTRRGFLAGVLRGSYGVEAPASLTPSLVTHYRRATFVADGQRITCDAALVVRDVATGRTATADSGLVLVETKTRGKLTDADRVLHRYGLRAAEFTKYCGGLAAVRPDLGINRWARAVRVAFPRAVGGPGDPGDPGGPGGSGDPDGPGRPGRPGDGPDGER from the coding sequence GTGAACCCTGCCCTTCGTGCCCTGAGCCGCGCCGCGCTCGCCGCGCACCCCGTCTCGCTCGCGGAGCTGAACGCCCGCGCGGAGCTGCTCGCCCGCTACGACCACGGCTATCTGGTCCCCGTCGAGGTCTTCGAGGACTTCGCCGCGCTGCTCACCGACCCGCGCAGACGCGGCGGCCCGTTCCGGGCCCTGAGCATCGGCGGCCGCCGCAGCTTCGGGTACCACTCGACGTACTACGACACCCCGGGCCTCGGCACCTTCCACGACCACCGCCAGGGCCGCCGGCTGCGCTACCGGATACGGGAGCGGGTCTATCAGGACAGCGGGGAGCGGCAGTTCGAGATCAAGCTGAAGACCGGGCGCGGCGAGACCGTCAAGCACCGCCAGCGCATGCGGGGCGACGAGCACGCGCTCGACGACACCCGGCGCGGCTTCCTCGCCGGGGTGCTCCGCGGTTCGTACGGCGTCGAGGCGCCGGCCTCCCTGACGCCCTCCCTGGTCACGCACTACCGGCGGGCGACGTTCGTGGCCGACGGCCAGCGGATCACGTGCGACGCCGCCCTCGTCGTCCGGGACGTGGCGACGGGCCGCACGGCGACGGCCGACAGCGGGCTCGTCCTCGTCGAGACGAAGACGCGCGGCAAGCTGACGGACGCCGACCGGGTCCTGCACCGGTACGGCCTGCGGGCCGCGGAGTTCACCAAGTACTGCGGCGGCCTGGCGGCGGTCCGCCCGGACCTGGGGATCAACCGCTGGGCGCGGGCGGTCCGGGTCGCGTTCCCGCGGGCGGTGGGGGGTCCCGGCGATCCGGGCGATCCGGGCGGGCCGGGTGGTTCGGGTGATCCGGACGGTCCGGGCCGTCCGGGCCGTCCTGGGGACGGGCCGGACGGGGAAAGGTGA
- a CDS encoding response regulator transcription factor, with amino-acid sequence MAHLLVVEDDPQLRGALLRALRDRGHAVVTAPTGMAGLDAAVTHPPDLVVLDLGLPDVDGAQVLRMLRAVSDVPVIVATARDEEPEMVAALGDGADDYIVKPFGAAQLDARVKAVLRRLGAGAAEEPLRVGGLTVDPAAREVTLDGAAVDLTPREFDLLAHLARRAGRVVSRRELLAEVWHQPLGGADKTVDVHLSWLRRKLGETAQAPRYLHTVRTVGVKLAAPEPS; translated from the coding sequence ATGGCCCATCTTCTCGTCGTGGAGGACGACCCCCAGCTGCGCGGCGCCCTGCTGCGGGCCCTGCGGGACAGGGGGCACGCCGTGGTGACGGCGCCGACGGGCATGGCGGGGCTCGACGCGGCCGTGACGCACCCGCCGGACCTGGTCGTGCTCGACCTGGGCCTGCCGGACGTGGACGGGGCGCAGGTCCTGCGGATGCTGCGCGCCGTCAGCGACGTACCGGTCATCGTGGCGACGGCCCGCGACGAGGAGCCGGAGATGGTGGCGGCCCTGGGCGACGGGGCGGACGACTACATCGTGAAGCCGTTCGGCGCCGCCCAGTTGGACGCCCGCGTCAAGGCGGTGCTCCGGCGGCTCGGCGCGGGCGCGGCCGAGGAGCCCCTGCGGGTGGGCGGCCTCACCGTGGACCCGGCCGCGCGCGAGGTGACCCTGGACGGCGCGGCCGTGGACCTCACCCCGCGCGAGTTCGACCTCCTTGCCCATCTGGCCCGGCGCGCGGGCCGGGTGGTGTCGCGGCGCGAACTCCTCGCCGAGGTCTGGCACCAGCCGCTCGGCGGCGCCGACAAGACCGTCGACGTGCATCTGTCGTGGCTGCGCCGCAAGCTGGGCGAGACCGCGCAGGCCCCGCGCTATCTGCACACCGTCCGCACGGTGGGCGTCAAACTCGCCGCGCCCGAGCCGTCGTAG
- a CDS encoding aspartate aminotransferase family protein — protein MTPQPNPQLGAAVAATDRAHVFHSWSAQELITPLAVAGADGSYFWDYEGNRYLDFTSGLVYTNIGYQHPKVVAAIQEQAASLATFAPAFAIEARSEAARLIAERTPGDLDKIFFTNGGAEAVENATRMARLHTGRPKVLSAYRSYHGATAAAINLTGDPRRWPSDTASAGVVHFWAPFLYRSPFYSENETQECERALTHLEDTIAFEGPGTIAAIILETIPGTAGIMPPPPGYLAGVRELCDRHGIVLVLDEVMAGFGRTGAWFAVDHYEGVVPDLLTFAKGVNSGYVPLGGVAISSAIAETFARRPYPGGLTYSGHPLACAAAVATLNVMADEGVVENAARVGADIIGPGLRELAARHPSVGEVRGIGMFWALELVRDRETREPLVPYNATGEANAPMASFAAAAKANGLWPFVNMNRTHVVPPCTITDAEAKAGLAALDRALDITDTHTT, from the coding sequence ATGACCCCTCAGCCCAACCCCCAGCTCGGCGCAGCGGTCGCCGCAACCGACCGCGCGCACGTCTTCCACTCCTGGTCGGCCCAGGAACTGATCACCCCGCTCGCGGTGGCCGGCGCGGACGGCTCGTACTTCTGGGACTACGAGGGCAACCGTTACCTCGACTTCACCAGCGGCCTCGTCTACACGAACATCGGCTACCAGCACCCCAAGGTCGTCGCCGCGATCCAGGAGCAGGCCGCGAGCCTCGCCACGTTCGCCCCGGCGTTCGCGATCGAGGCCCGTTCGGAGGCGGCCCGGCTTATCGCCGAGCGCACCCCGGGCGACCTGGACAAGATCTTCTTCACCAACGGGGGCGCGGAGGCCGTCGAGAACGCCACCCGCATGGCCCGGCTGCACACGGGCCGCCCCAAGGTGCTCTCCGCGTACCGCTCGTACCACGGGGCCACCGCCGCCGCGATCAACCTGACCGGTGACCCGCGCCGCTGGCCGTCCGACACCGCCTCGGCGGGCGTCGTGCACTTCTGGGCACCCTTCCTCTACCGGTCCCCGTTCTACTCCGAGAACGAGACCCAGGAGTGCGAGCGGGCCCTGACGCACCTGGAGGACACCATCGCCTTCGAGGGGCCCGGGACCATCGCGGCGATCATCCTCGAAACGATCCCCGGCACCGCCGGGATCATGCCCCCGCCGCCCGGCTACCTCGCGGGCGTGCGCGAGCTGTGCGACCGGCACGGCATCGTGCTCGTCCTGGACGAGGTCATGGCGGGCTTCGGCCGCACCGGCGCGTGGTTCGCCGTGGACCACTACGAGGGCGTCGTACCGGACCTGCTGACCTTCGCCAAGGGCGTGAACTCCGGGTACGTGCCGCTCGGCGGCGTGGCGATCTCGTCGGCGATCGCCGAGACCTTCGCCCGCAGGCCCTACCCGGGCGGACTCACCTACTCCGGCCACCCGCTGGCCTGCGCGGCCGCCGTCGCCACGCTGAACGTCATGGCGGACGAGGGCGTGGTCGAGAACGCGGCCCGCGTCGGCGCCGACATCATCGGCCCCGGCCTGCGCGAGCTCGCCGCGCGCCACCCGAGCGTGGGCGAGGTGCGCGGCATCGGCATGTTCTGGGCCCTGGAGCTCGTACGCGACCGGGAGACCCGGGAGCCGCTGGTCCCCTACAACGCGACCGGCGAGGCCAACGCCCCGATGGCCTCGTTCGCCGCCGCCGCGAAGGCGAACGGCCTGTGGCCCTTCGTGAACATGAACCGCACCCACGTGGTGCCGCCCTGCACCATCACCGACGCCGAGGCGAAGGCCGGCCTCGCGGCCCTTGACCGGGCCCTGGACATCACCGACACCCACACGACCTGA
- a CDS encoding GntR family transcriptional regulator — protein MPGADGPAVIRSTLRQQIADALRDEILAGRLVPGQEFTVKEIAEQYGVSATPVREALVNLSAQGLLDSVQHRGFRVHEHTLADYRGMIEARGLVADGIFRDLAVTAERRTVPAAGFVSVRRRGEEAARAAAAGDLTVLIGYDLRFWRELSALFGNAYLADFLHRLRVKSWVCAVPHLRREAERGGELRGRLWSRHTELVDAVSRRDPLAAHRIVAEYNAHSLRLIETLAAGDDERASG, from the coding sequence ATGCCCGGAGCCGACGGCCCCGCCGTCATCCGCAGCACCCTGCGCCAGCAGATCGCCGACGCCCTGCGCGACGAGATCCTCGCGGGCCGCCTCGTGCCGGGCCAGGAGTTCACGGTGAAGGAGATAGCCGAGCAGTACGGCGTCTCCGCGACCCCGGTCCGCGAGGCCCTGGTGAACCTCTCGGCGCAGGGCCTCCTGGACTCGGTGCAGCACCGCGGCTTCCGCGTGCACGAGCACACGCTCGCCGACTACCGCGGCATGATCGAGGCCCGCGGCCTCGTCGCCGACGGCATCTTCCGCGACCTCGCCGTGACGGCGGAGCGCCGCACCGTCCCGGCGGCCGGATTCGTGTCGGTGCGCCGCCGCGGCGAGGAGGCGGCCCGCGCCGCCGCCGCGGGCGACCTCACCGTCCTCATAGGCTACGACCTGCGCTTCTGGCGCGAGCTGAGCGCCCTCTTCGGCAACGCCTACCTCGCCGACTTCCTGCACCGCCTGCGCGTCAAGTCCTGGGTGTGCGCGGTCCCGCACCTGCGCCGCGAGGCGGAGCGCGGCGGCGAGCTGCGCGGCCGCCTGTGGTCGCGGCACACGGAGCTGGTGGACGCCGTGTCGCGCCGCGACCCGCTCGCCGCGCACCGCATCGTCGCGGAGTACAACGCCCACTCCCTGCGGCTCATCGAGACGCTGGCCGCCGGGGACGACGAGCGGGCCTCCGGATGA
- a CDS encoding dolichyl-phosphate beta-glucosyltransferase, with amino-acid sequence MTAVDLSVVIPAFNEERRLAPTLEAVRAYLDAAPEPPAWELIVVDDGSTDRTAEIAAAAAAADPRVQLVRGGRNRGKGHALRQGVLASYGRRVLVTDADLAAPIEELEALEKALADGNAAAVGSRARPGATIGVHQHRLRELLGRGGNFVIRTVAVPGIRDTQCGFKLFDGDRARAAFAASRLRGWGIDVEILHHFRAQGWPVAEVPVQWSHQEGSKVRPTDYVRVLAELTALRARALRPADLLVAALFLVASTALYARRWISPDTRYLPHALQDQNQWEWFFEVTAHNVRHLDNPLFTTFQNAPDGVNLMANTVMLGLSVPLAPVTWVFGPAVSLNVAMTLGLAATATAWYWLLRRRLVRHRGAAAVGAALAAFAPPMVSHAHAHPNFIVLFMIPLIIDRALRLCAGRHVVRDGVVLGLFTAYQIFLGEEPLLLAAMGMVLFTLAYAVVRRDVARAAWRPLARGLAIGVGVCLPLVAFPLWWQFFGPQSYKSVLHGDNAGNSPLALLSFAERSLAGDADTAASLSMNPTEQNAFYGWPLVVLALVITVWLWRRPAVKALAFTAVAAAFLSLGPKFRIPLTDVVLPGPWALLSDRPLFESVIEGRVAMVCAPVLGMLVALAIERLLVSTRRAPGWAPTAGRTRAAAVRYAGLGAVAAALLPLVPLPLKAVDRIEVPAFIADGTWRRYVDTAAGETLVPVPLPDPGYAEALHWQTTAGLGFRLPGGYFNGPWGPDRVGIYGAPPRNTTNLLRDIRGTGVAVGATDAWRRAVREDLRYWNAGVVVLAPQAADAALRSTLDDLLGQRGKWVDGVWIWDVQGGS; translated from the coding sequence ATGACCGCCGTGGACCTCAGCGTCGTCATCCCCGCCTTCAACGAGGAGCGCCGTCTCGCCCCCACCCTGGAGGCCGTCCGCGCCTACCTCGACGCGGCCCCCGAGCCCCCGGCGTGGGAGCTGATCGTCGTCGACGACGGCTCCACGGACCGCACGGCGGAGATCGCCGCCGCGGCCGCCGCGGCCGACCCCCGCGTCCAGCTGGTGCGCGGCGGCAGGAACCGCGGCAAGGGCCACGCCCTGCGCCAGGGCGTCCTCGCCTCGTACGGCCGCCGCGTCCTGGTCACGGACGCCGACCTGGCCGCGCCCATCGAGGAGCTGGAGGCCCTGGAGAAGGCCCTGGCCGACGGGAACGCGGCCGCGGTCGGCTCCCGGGCGCGGCCCGGCGCGACGATCGGCGTGCACCAGCACCGGCTGCGCGAGCTGCTCGGCCGGGGCGGGAACTTCGTCATACGCACGGTCGCCGTCCCCGGGATCCGTGACACCCAGTGCGGATTCAAGCTGTTCGACGGCGACCGGGCCCGCGCGGCGTTCGCCGCGTCACGCCTGCGCGGCTGGGGCATCGACGTCGAGATCCTGCACCACTTCCGCGCCCAGGGCTGGCCGGTCGCCGAGGTGCCGGTGCAGTGGTCGCACCAGGAGGGCTCCAAGGTGCGGCCCACCGACTACGTCCGCGTCCTGGCCGAGCTGACCGCGCTGCGCGCCCGCGCGCTGCGCCCCGCCGATCTGCTCGTCGCCGCCCTGTTCCTGGTCGCATCGACCGCCCTGTACGCGCGCCGCTGGATCTCCCCGGACACCCGCTACCTCCCGCACGCCCTCCAGGACCAGAACCAGTGGGAGTGGTTCTTCGAGGTCACCGCCCACAACGTCAGGCACCTCGACAACCCCCTGTTCACGACCTTCCAGAACGCCCCGGACGGCGTGAACCTCATGGCCAACACGGTCATGCTCGGGCTTTCCGTGCCGCTGGCCCCCGTGACCTGGGTGTTCGGCCCGGCCGTCAGCCTGAACGTGGCGATGACGCTGGGCCTCGCCGCCACCGCGACCGCCTGGTACTGGCTCCTTCGCCGGCGGCTCGTACGGCACCGGGGAGCCGCCGCCGTCGGCGCGGCGCTCGCCGCCTTCGCGCCGCCGATGGTCAGCCACGCGCACGCGCACCCGAACTTCATCGTCCTGTTCATGATCCCGCTGATCATCGATCGGGCGCTGCGCCTGTGCGCGGGCCGTCACGTCGTACGGGACGGCGTGGTGCTCGGCCTGTTCACGGCGTACCAGATCTTCCTCGGCGAGGAGCCGCTGCTGCTCGCCGCCATGGGGATGGTGCTCTTCACCCTTGCGTACGCGGTGGTGCGGCGGGATGTCGCACGCGCCGCCTGGCGCCCCCTCGCGCGGGGCCTGGCGATCGGCGTCGGCGTCTGTCTGCCCCTGGTCGCCTTCCCTCTGTGGTGGCAGTTCTTCGGGCCGCAGAGCTACAAGAGCGTGCTGCACGGCGACAACGCGGGAAACAGCCCGCTCGCCCTGCTGTCCTTCGCCGAGCGCTCCCTCGCGGGCGACGCGGACACCGCTGCCTCGCTCTCGATGAACCCGACCGAGCAGAACGCCTTCTACGGCTGGCCGCTCGTCGTGCTCGCCCTCGTGATCACGGTGTGGCTGTGGCGGCGCCCCGCGGTGAAGGCCCTCGCGTTCACGGCGGTCGCGGCGGCGTTCCTGTCCTTGGGCCCGAAGTTCCGCATCCCGCTGACGGACGTGGTCCTGCCCGGGCCGTGGGCCCTCCTCTCCGACCGGCCGCTCTTCGAGTCGGTCATCGAGGGGCGCGTGGCGATGGTGTGCGCTCCGGTGCTCGGCATGCTCGTGGCGCTCGCGATCGAGCGGCTGCTCGTGAGCACGCGACGGGCGCCGGGGTGGGCGCCGACGGCGGGCCGCACCCGGGCCGCCGCCGTGCGGTACGCGGGCCTCGGCGCGGTCGCCGCCGCCCTGCTGCCCCTCGTACCGCTGCCCCTGAAGGCCGTGGACCGGATCGAGGTCCCGGCGTTCATCGCCGACGGCACCTGGCGGCGTTACGTCGACACGGCGGCGGGGGAGACCCTCGTCCCGGTGCCGCTGCCCGACCCCGGCTACGCGGAGGCGCTGCACTGGCAGACCACCGCGGGCCTGGGCTTCAGGCTCCCCGGCGGCTACTTCAACGGGCCCTGGGGCCCGGACCGCGTCGGCATCTACGGCGCCCCGCCCCGCAACACCACCAACCTCCTCCGCGACATCCGGGGCACCGGCGTGGCCGTGGGCGCCACGGACGCCTGGCGGCGGGCCGTGCGCGAGGACCTGCGGTACTGGAACGCGGGCGTCGTCGTGCTCGCCCCGCAGGCCGCCGACGCGGCGCTGCGCAGCACCCTCGACGACCTTCTTGGACAGCGCGGAAAGTGGGTAGACGGGGTGTGGATCTGGGACGTGCAAGGGGGATCCTGA
- a CDS encoding SLATT domain-containing protein, which yields MQPEGVPHDGHEAGAGAPGGAGGGLGGAPGGREFPTGDWGEPAARLDELYRWVERGALDTAGWYLRDRVRKRRGARLLRGGAALGALGAGVLPLLDLTGAVGASATWGFVSLLAGVACVGCDRYFGFTSGWIRDVATAQAVQRRLQVLQFDWASESVREVLGPTEGTASEAAERCLGVLRRFSDDVTELVRAETVDWMVEFGAGAAPLAMQSGGGGPAPGPAREPGGAPGRFPLPPGARPNMPRQRPPEPR from the coding sequence ATGCAGCCTGAGGGGGTGCCCCATGACGGGCACGAGGCCGGGGCGGGGGCGCCGGGCGGCGCGGGTGGCGGGCTCGGGGGCGCCCCGGGCGGCCGGGAGTTCCCCACGGGCGACTGGGGCGAGCCCGCGGCGCGGCTCGACGAGCTGTACCGGTGGGTGGAGCGGGGTGCGCTCGACACCGCCGGGTGGTACCTGCGCGACCGCGTCCGCAAGCGGCGCGGGGCCCGGCTCCTGCGCGGCGGCGCCGCGCTCGGGGCGCTCGGGGCCGGGGTCCTTCCGCTGCTCGACCTCACCGGGGCGGTGGGCGCCTCGGCCACGTGGGGATTCGTTTCGCTGCTCGCCGGGGTCGCGTGCGTGGGGTGCGACCGGTACTTCGGCTTCACGTCCGGGTGGATAAGGGACGTCGCCACCGCGCAGGCCGTGCAGCGGCGGTTGCAGGTGCTGCAGTTCGACTGGGCGTCGGAGAGCGTGCGGGAGGTGCTCGGGCCGACGGAGGGGACCGCGAGCGAGGCGGCGGAGCGGTGTCTCGGGGTGCTGCGGAGGTTCTCCGACGACGTGACGGAGCTGGTGCGGGCCGAGACCGTGGACTGGATGGTGGAGTTCGGCGCGGGGGCCGCGCCGCTCGCCATGCAGTCCGGCGGGGGCGGCCCCGCCCCCGGCCCCGCCCGCGAGCCCGGCGGGGCCCCGGGCCGTTTCCCCCTGCCACCGGGGGCCCGGCCGAACATGCCCCGGCAGCGCCCCCCTGAGCCCCGGTGA
- a CDS encoding YbaB/EbfC family nucleoid-associated protein encodes MIPGGGQPNMQQLLQQAQKMQQDLAKAQEELARTEVEGQAGGGLVKATVTGSGELRALAIDPKAVDPEDTETLADLVVAAVHAANENAQALQQQKLGPLAQGLGGGGIPGLPF; translated from the coding sequence GTGATCCCCGGTGGTGGACAGCCCAACATGCAGCAGCTGCTCCAGCAGGCCCAGAAGATGCAGCAGGACCTCGCGAAGGCACAGGAGGAGCTGGCGCGCACCGAGGTCGAAGGCCAGGCGGGCGGCGGCCTCGTCAAGGCCACGGTCACCGGCTCCGGTGAGCTGCGCGCCCTCGCGATCGACCCGAAGGCGGTCGACCCGGAGGACACGGAGACCCTCGCGGACCTGGTCGTGGCCGCCGTGCACGCGGCGAACGAGAACGCGCAGGCGCTCCAGCAGCAGAAGCTCGGCCCGCTGGCCCAGGGACTCGGCGGCGGCGGCATCCCCGGCCTGCCGTTCTAA
- the recR gene encoding recombination mediator RecR, whose amino-acid sequence MYEGVVQDLIDELGRLPGVGPKSAQRIAFHILQAEPTDVRRLAHALLEVKEKVRFCATCGNVAQEELCNICRDPRRDPAVICVVEEPKDVVAIERTREFRGRYHVLGGAISPIEGVGPDDLRIRELLARLADGTVIELILATDPNLEGEATATYLARMIKPMGLKVTRLASGLPVGGDLEYADEVTLGRAFEGRRLLDV is encoded by the coding sequence TTGTACGAAGGCGTGGTCCAGGACCTCATCGACGAATTGGGCAGGCTGCCCGGCGTCGGTCCCAAGAGCGCGCAGCGGATCGCCTTCCACATCCTCCAGGCGGAGCCCACGGACGTGCGGCGCCTCGCGCATGCGCTCCTGGAGGTGAAGGAGAAGGTCCGCTTCTGCGCGACCTGCGGGAACGTGGCGCAGGAGGAGCTCTGCAACATCTGCCGCGACCCCCGTCGGGACCCCGCGGTCATCTGCGTGGTCGAGGAGCCCAAGGACGTCGTGGCGATCGAGCGGACCCGTGAGTTCCGGGGCCGGTACCACGTGCTCGGCGGCGCCATCAGCCCCATCGAGGGCGTGGGCCCCGACGACCTGCGCATACGGGAACTCCTCGCGCGCCTCGCCGACGGCACCGTCATCGAGCTGATCCTCGCGACGGACCCGAACCTGGAGGGCGAGGCCACGGCGACGTACCTCGCGCGCATGATCAAGCCGATGGGCCTGAAGGTCACCCGCCTGGCCAGCGGACTCCCTGTCGGGGGAGATCTGGAATACGCGGACGAGGTCACCCTGGGCCGCGCTTTCGAGGGGAGACGACTCCTAGATGTCTAA
- a CDS encoding DUF5063 domain-containing protein, whose protein sequence is MSKSPEPQPKTLVHAASQDPDDFAVQISDQIESFIVAVTEVARGDEPDSAVPFLLLEVSQLLLAGGRLGAHEDIVPDERYEPDLGPEGDVDELRERLAVLLDPIDVYSEVFDPYEPRKAPVACRISDDLADVVTDLRHGLAHYREGRTTEALWWWQFSYFSNWGATASASLRALQSLVAHVRLNQPLEDLNGLDTDQDLTDETLEEAAGKVMAEEIAGPLGLRPVQ, encoded by the coding sequence ATGTCTAAGTCACCTGAGCCCCAGCCGAAGACGCTGGTGCACGCCGCGTCCCAGGACCCGGACGACTTCGCGGTCCAGATCTCCGACCAGATCGAGAGCTTCATCGTCGCGGTCACGGAGGTCGCCCGGGGCGACGAGCCGGACTCGGCCGTCCCCTTCCTCCTCCTGGAGGTCTCCCAGCTGCTCCTGGCCGGGGGCCGCCTCGGCGCGCACGAGGACATCGTCCCCGACGAGCGCTACGAGCCGGACCTGGGCCCGGAGGGCGACGTGGACGAGCTCCGCGAGCGCCTGGCCGTCCTCCTCGACCCGATCGACGTCTACTCCGAGGTCTTCGACCCGTACGAGCCGCGCAAGGCCCCGGTGGCCTGCCGCATCTCCGACGACCTGGCCGACGTCGTCACCGACCTCCGCCACGGCCTGGCCCACTACCGCGAGGGCCGCACCACGGAGGCCCTGTGGTGGTGGCAGTTCTCCTACTTCTCCAACTGGGGCGCCACGGCGTCGGCGTCCCTGCGCGCCCTCCAGTCCCTGGTCGCCCACGTCCGCCTGAACCAGCCCCTGGAGGACCTCAACGGCCTCGACACCGACCAGGACCTCACGGACGAGACCCTGGAAGAGGCCGCGGGCAAGGTCATGGCCGAGGAGATCGCCGGGCCCCTGGGCCTGCGCCCGGTCCAGTAA
- a CDS encoding trypco2 family protein has translation MADETSWAGLAEAIGAVRAELLRAEEAGRNESVRFRTGPVELEFSVDVRKEGEARAKVFVLPFGAEAKGSRSTGTTHRLKVTLQPVDDAGEDRLIGDRDAQGRPR, from the coding sequence GTGGCGGACGAGACATCCTGGGCGGGACTCGCGGAGGCGATCGGCGCGGTGCGCGCGGAGCTGCTCCGGGCGGAGGAAGCGGGCCGGAACGAGAGCGTGCGGTTCCGCACCGGCCCCGTGGAGCTGGAGTTCTCCGTCGACGTCCGCAAGGAGGGCGAGGCACGGGCGAAGGTCTTCGTGCTCCCCTTCGGGGCGGAGGCGAAGGGGTCCCGCTCGACCGGTACGACCCACCGCCTCAAGGTGACCCTCCAGCCGGTGGACGACGCGGGCGAGGACCGCCTCATCGGCGACCGTGACGCGCAGGGGCGCCCTCGGTAG